A genome region from Cucumis sativus cultivar 9930 chromosome 4, Cucumber_9930_V3, whole genome shotgun sequence includes the following:
- the LOC101211442 gene encoding LOW QUALITY PROTEIN: peroxidase 17 (The sequence of the model RefSeq protein was modified relative to this genomic sequence to represent the inferred CDS: inserted 2 bases in 2 codons), which produces MNSIPNAQPMANTFFPLFLFFLLFHFPSLSPAKLQLNFYSNSCPQAEAIVRSVMHKAFIREPRSVASVMRFQFHDCFVNGCDASMLLDDTPTMLGEKLSLANINSLRSYEVVDEVKETLEKVCPGIVSCADIIIMASRDAVFLTGGPDWPVELGRLDSLTASQEDSDQIMPSPRANATSLIDLFSKYNLSVKDLVALSGSHSIGKGRCFSIMFRLYNQSGTGRPDPAIEPRFREELFKRCPHGVDENVTLNLDSTPYVFDNQYFKDLVGGXGLLNSDETLYTFGETRKYVRFFSKNQSAFFDAFVEGMSKMGDLQSGRPGXVRRNCRVVNGQSVII; this is translated from the exons ATGAATTCTATTCCCAACGCGCAACCAATGGCCAATACCTTCTTccctctcttcctcttcttcctcctcttccaCTTTCCATCCCTTTCTCCGGCCAAACTCCAGCTCAATTTCTACTCCAACTCATGCCCTCAGGCCGAAGCCATAGTCCGTTCTGTGATGCACAAAGCTTTCATCAGAGAACCTCGTAGTGTCGCCTCCGTTATGCGTTTCCAGTTTCACGATTGCTTTGTTAAT GGCTGTGATGCTTCTATGTTGCTAGATGATACGCCGACGATGCTTGGAGAGAAACTCTCTCTTGCTAACATTAATTCGCTTAGATCTTACGAAGTCGTTGATGAAGTGAAAGAGACTTTGGAGAAGGTTTGTCCTGGCATTGTTTCTTGTGCAGATATCATAATTATGGCATCCAGAGACGCTGTCTTTTTG ACAGGCGGCCCTGATTGGCCAGTAGAACTGGGACGGCTGGACAGTTTAACAGCAAGCCAAGAGGACTCGGACCAAATCATGCCAAGTCCAAGAGCCAATGCAACTTCTCTCATTGACCTTTTCAGCAAATACAACCTCTCCGTCAAAGATTTGGTAGCTCTTTCAGGTTCGCACTCAATTGGCAAAGGCCGATGTTTCTCCATCATGTTTCGACTCTACAACCAATCCGGCACAGGACGACCAGACCCAGCAATCGAGCCTAGGTTCAGAGAAGAGCTCTTCAAGCGATGCCCTCATGGCGTGGATGAAAATGTGACACTCAACCTTGATTCCACACCTTACGTTTTTGACAATCAGTACTTCAAGGACTTGGTTGGTG AGGGTTTGTTGAATTCTGATGAAACTCTTTACACATTCGGTGAAACTAGAAAGTACGTGAGGTTCTTTAGCAAAAatcaaagtgcattttttgATGCATTTGTGGAAGGTATGTCGAAGATGGGCGACTTGCAATCTGGCCGGCCGG AAGTGAGAAGGAACTGTCGGGTAGTGAATGGCCAATCTGTGATCATATAA
- the LOC101219586 gene encoding polyadenylate-binding protein 2, whose translation MEEEEHEVYGGEIPVEGEMEGDVDMSAGDDDAVKELDEMKKRLKEMEEEAAALREMQAKVEKEMGAVQDPAGTSASQAGKEETDSRSVFVGNVDYACTPEEVQQHFQSCGTVNRVTILTDKFGQPKGFAYVEFLEAEAVQEALVLNESELHGRQLKVLPKRTNVPGMKQYRARRYNPYVGFRRPYAPPYFYSPYGYGKMPRFRRSMRYMPYY comes from the exons ATGGAGGAAGAGGAGCACGAGGTATACGGTGGAGAAATCCCAGTTGAAGGGGAGATGGAAGGAGACGTTGACATGTCTGCCGGCGACGACGACGCTGTCAAG GAGCTTGACGAGATGAAAAAGCGCTTGAAGGAGATGGAGGAAGAAGCAGCGGCTCTTCGAGAAATGCAGGCCaaggttgaaaaagaaatgggagcTGTGCAAG ATCCTGCTGGTACATCAGCTAGTCAAGCAGGCAAGGAGGAGACTGATTCACGATCAGTATTTGTTGGCAAt GTTGACTATGCATGCACACCCGAAGAAGTGCAACAGCATTTCCAATCCTGTGGTACTGTCAACAGAGTGACTATTTTAACTGATAAATTTGGTCAGCCGAAGGGCTTTGCCTATGTAGAATTTCTTGAAGCTGAAGCTGTTCAAGAGGCTCTCGTTCTGAATGAATCTGAGCTACATGGGCGGCAACTGAAG GTTTTGCCCAAGAGAACAAATGTTCCTGGTATGAAGCAATATCGTGCACGTCGCTATAACCCGTACGTGGGATTTAGGAGACCTTATGCACCACCATATTTCTATTCACCTTATGGATACGG GAAGATGCCCCGGTTTCGTAGGTCCATGAGGTACATGCCTTATTATTAG
- the LOC101211190 gene encoding uncharacterized protein LOC101211190: MIVIRGLSRKLEKLGIRYMVTRKTLKDPIAETAVLAQINSEDTRTLAVQEDILEKEFLEMQKVLLAMQEQQQKQLELIVAMGEKRKLMESKQTRDQEQTRIDGQNSANVESKELEAYEI; this comes from the exons ATGATTGTGATTCGGGGTTTGTCTCGGAAGCTTGAGAAGTTGGGCATAAGATATATGGTTACACGAAAAACACTGAAGGATCCAATTGCCGAG ACTGCAGTTTTAGCTCAAATAAATTCTGAGGACACTCGAACTTTGGCTGTGCAAGAAGATATTCTTGAAAAAGAATTCCTTGAGATGCAAAAAGTCTTGCTAGCCATGCag GAACAGCAACAAAAGCAACTGGAACTGATTGTTGCTATGggagaaaaaaggaaactcATGGAAAGCAAACAAACGCGGGATCAAGAACAGACAAGAATTGATGGACAAAATTCAGCCAATGTGGAATCAAAAGAACTGGAAGCTTATGAAATCTGA